One segment of Panicum virgatum strain AP13 chromosome 3K, P.virgatum_v5, whole genome shotgun sequence DNA contains the following:
- the LOC120697418 gene encoding uncharacterized protein LOC120697418 has translation MMGGKAGNGGGGDTEVLDGGRPPLGSPTSDSDATQSGEDNGALYDETQSETQLEDGLEEEEDKDDVAGDWADTQLVESGEEDGSDDSDQVKMQLEVELENGEEGDDDSGAEDNAHNCNRTQLDEECEVDEVNNGVGSMVETQLVEDSEDEEDGVNGSDQLGVNEWGKTQLVEYSDEEIGDDELNDRTQVLSDNESLSGDERDVKSGMDKRDVDLGMGRSIEGLNGEVEKLGGNTNLVESDASTDEEGDTGSGHIRMKLPSIRVASVRTCGVSGARDTMSVNVMHQGKQNASSTAIQPLPKIVDESISCSASFGGGYIQNHDKDETKSRDKCSTAKKLFADMTAEDGESNSRCFAGLSYIGSQEPGDLSQANAFDVVDRLISINGGLSSQETTPIKLEVAKPRVSKRGTLLLAEKVDLGRSSNGKAEIFEWVDSREDAGGGDFFSKNKDILLQRPVGRGKQKSHSTRAKNSSTKKSWGENKIGESNNKISSKLPGKFGNLPLSDSRLLKSDVESKRASGNRSKKNLFKDLDDLSNAKSLEEQEKDNVAVPDVGPDTQMAVEAMEALVQCSPAKGQPLFDRDTRAEKSRISKRHSKNGCPQKRSSSIQEGVTTRSKRRKETELDTKPQKEKMQENSERIVKTEHKQTKPIPRKSKVSKKIINENQYHGTPVAHRTRHCGRNDPSEFTELCSNKHLRGGKKLTGDSSTVGEVQFNHIANNPEKPLISERTTECGSNHFEKERTKHTCANEDQELQQSSRDGSTQRTSVNNVQNLVARQVEPTIDVACRDPPSHPKQRRTPTTMVQPKSRTAANHETPPEVARPSKKRRIFVRSVSDLLKYAKREPSNGRSASMLSSIIEKSLAASPTLNSSIRNDGKTSDLSSSAQRLKESSHVDDTSKTPKSNAQVQNSVMNTPTKVVKELSPTFSPANPSKGSNGSLSKSSVARELLKLNHQRKDSRRRKDIATVSILFSHHLDDDVIKRQKKILARLGVCEAFSMADATHFVADSFFRTRNMLEAITLGKPVVTSMWLENCGQTSCFIDERKYILRDARKEKELGFSMPISLASACKHPLLLGKRVFVTPNVKPSQAVVTSLVKASSGQPLERVGRSIMKEKEVPDDLLVISCEEDYETCTPLLEKGAIIFSTELLLNGIVIQKLEYERHRLFTDRVKQTRSSRWLKDKVQDRFVPVPKRPRS, from the exons GTTCTCCGACGAGTGACAGCGATGCGACACAGAGCGGGGAAGATAATGGTGCTCTATATGACGAAACGCAGTCTGAGACCCAGCTAGAGGATgggttggaggaggaggaggacaaaGATGATGTGGCTGGCGATTGGGCCGACACGCAGTTGGTGGAGAGTGGCGAGGAGGATGGCAGTGATGACAGTGACCAAGTGAAGATGCAGCTGGAGGTGGAGTTGGAAAATGGGGAAGAGGGCGATGATGACAGTGGTGCGGAGGATAATGCCCACAATTGCAATAGGACCCAGTTGGATGAAGAATGTGAGGTTGATGAAGTGAACAATGGTGTTGGTAGCATGGTTGAGACCCAGTTGGTTGAGGATTCTGAGGACGAGGAGGATGGAGTAAATGGCAGTGATCAACTGGGTGTCAATGAGTGGGGCAAGACCCAGTTGGTTGAATACTCTGATGAAGAGATAGGTGATGATGAGTTGAATGACAGAACTCAAGTACTGAGTGACAATGAGAGCTTGTCTGGTGATGAGAGGGACGTGAAATCAGGAATGGATAAAAGGGATGTGGATTTAGGAATGGGAAGAAGTATTGAGGGGTTGAATGGAGAGGTTGAAAAGCTTGGTGGCAACACAAATTTAGTAGAATCTGATGCTTCAACAGATGAGGAGGGCGACACAGGTTCAG GTCACATTCGGATGAAATTGCCTTCCATTCGCGTTGCGTCTGTACGAACATGCGGAGTTTCTGGAGCTCGGGACACAATGTCTGTGAATGTTATGCACCAAGGGAAACAAAATGCATCATCAACTGCAATACAGCCCCTCCCGAAAATTGTAGATGAATCTATTTCTTGTAGCGCCTCCTTTGGTGGGGGTTATATACAGAACCATGATAAAGACGAAACTAAAAGCAGAGATAAGTGCTCAACAGCGAAAAAGCTTTTTGCTGACATGACAGCTGAAGACGGTGAAAGCAACAGCAGATGTTTTGCTGGATTAAGCTATATTGGATCACAGGAGCCTGGTGATCTGTCCCAGGCAAATGCTTTTGATGTTGTGGATAGGTTGATTTCAATTAATGGTGGATTATCATCTCAAGAAACAACCCCAATTAAACTGGAAGTAGCAAAGCCACGTGTAAGTAAGAGAGGGACTTTATTGTTGGCTGAGAAGGTTGACCTTGGTAGAAGTTCCAATGGGAAGGCAGAAATATTTGAGTGGGTGGATAGCCGTGAAGATGCCGGTGGAGGTGATTTTTTCAGTAAAAACAAAGACATATTATTGCAGAGACCAGTTGGTAGAGGAAAACAAAAGAGTCATTCTACCAGGGCAAAGAATTCCTCCACAAAAAAATCATGGGGAGAAAATAAAATAGGTGAATCGAATAACAAAATAAGTTCCAAACTACCTGGGAAGTTTGGAAATCTTCCTTTGTCAGATTCAAGACTACTCAAAAGTGACGTGGAGAGCAAACGGGCTTCTGGAAACAGGAGTAAGAAAAACCTTTTCAAGGACCTTGATGATCTATCAAATGCCAAATCTTTGGAAGAACAGGAAAAGGATAATGTAGCTGTGCCTGATGTTGGTCCAGATACTCAAATGGCTGTTGAAGCTATGGAAGCACTGGTACAATGTTCACCTGCTAAAGGCCAACCACTGTTTGATAGAGATACAAGAGCTGAGAAGTCTAGAATATCTAAAAGGCACTCAAAGAATGGTTGTCCTCAAAAGAGAAGTAGCAGCATCCAGGAAGGTGTCACAACACGgtccaaaagaagaaaagaaactgAGCTCGACACCAAGCCTCAGAAAGAAAAGATGCAAGAAAATTCAGAACGTATAGTGAAAACGGAACATAAGCAGACAAAGCCTATACCCAGGAAGagcaaagtttcaaaaaaaattattaatgAAAACCAGTACCATGGTACACCTGTTGCTCACCGCACTAGACATTGTGGTAGGAATGACCCTTCTGAATTTACCGAGTTATGTTCTAATAAGCACTTGAGGGGAGGCAAGAAACTGACAGGTGACAGCTCCACTGTTGGGGAAGTGCAATTTAACCATATTGCCAATAATCCCGAGAAACCGTTGATTAGCGAGAGAACAACTGAATGTGGTTCGAATCATTTTGAAAAAGAAAGGACAAAGCATACTTGTGCAAATGAAGATCAGGAGCTTCAACAATCTAGTAGGGATGGAAGCACACAACGTACCAGTGTAAATAATGTTCAGAACCTTGTAGCACGCCAAGTTGAGCCAACAATTGATGTTGCATGCAGAGATCCCCCATCACATCCCAAACAGCGAAGAACACCTACAACAATGGTCCAGCCAAAGTCTAGAACTGCCGCAAATCATGAAACACCCCCAGAAGTGGCAAGACCATCCAAGAAAAGGCGGATTTTTGTAAGAAGCGTTTCTGATCTACTAAAATATGCAAAGAGGGAACCTtccaatggaagatcagcttctATGCTGTCCAGTATTATAGAGAAGTCATTAGCTGCTTCTCCTACACTTAATTCTTCTATAAGAAATGATGGCAAAACTTCTGATCTCAGTAGCTCAGCACAGAGACTGAAGGAGTCCTCACATGTTGATGATACAAGCAAAACACCAAAAAGCAATGCTCAAGTTCAAAATAGTGTCATGAATACGCCTACAAAAGTGGTTAAGGAACTGTCACCCACTTTCAGTCCTGCAAACCCATCAAAAGGCTCAAATGGAAGCTTGTCAAAGTCTTCTGTTGCAAGAGAATTGCTAAAGCTAAACCATCAGAGAAAAGATTCCAGAAGAAGGAAGGATATAGCCACTGTCAGTATTTTATTCAGCCATCATTTGGATGATGATGTGATCAAGCGTCAGAAGAAG ATCTTGGCACGGTTGGGAGTTTGTGAAGCGTTTTCCATGGCAGATGCAACACACTTTGTGGCAGATAGCTTTTTCCGCACAAGGAATATGCTAGAAGCAATAACTCTTGGCAAGCCTGTAGTTACATCAATGTGGCTCGAAAATTGTGGACAAACAAGCTGTTTTATTGATGAGAGGAAGTATATTCTGAGGGATgccagaaaagaaaaggagttaGGTTTCAGTATGCCTATATCACTGGCCTCAGCTTGCAAGCATCCTCTTCTGCTG GGAAAAAGAGTCTTTGTAACACCGAATGTGAAACCAAGTCAAGCAGTGGTGACTAGCTTGGTTAAAGCATCATCAGGACAG CCACTAGAGAGGGTAGGACGATCTATAATGAAGGAAAAGGAAGTACCTGATGACCTACTGGTTATCTCATGTGAAGAAGATTACGAAACTTGCACACCCTTGCTTGAGAAAG GTGCAATCATTTTCAGCACGGAGCTTCTACTAAATGGTATAGTCATCCAGAAGCTGGAGTACGAAAG GCACCGCCTCTTCACGGACCGAGTCAAACAGACCCGCTCGTCGAGGTGGTTGAAAGATAAAGTCCAAGACCGGTTTGTACCTGTACCCAAGCGTCCCCGTAGCTAA
- the LOC120697417 gene encoding pentatricopeptide repeat-containing protein At4g35850, mitochondrial-like — protein MALLKNSLLLQGRLRHAAAASFAARRGAATSTEEYQRRNYAENASEYNTVMGSLVAQRRPYLLRDAYDDMMLDCVQPVRDTFHTLIVGTMKGSRLQDALYFRDQMKEMGLQPDVNIYNFLISTCGKCKNPDAAIMLLEEMKAHGVKLKGETYICLLNALAATGRTDQVYAIVSDMSAAGLGLNKYCYAGLITAFKNKTPTTEETMAKILDFVEQSKGWKYVERVSKDNAENVMMNVSEEELYNLPTAEYVNRRGGFVLKQFTVYHVAIHACAELRSKETLEALLEMFNKDNRDGSTYDAFIVMQAMRCYLRCGDIDSAIKMFEEYTSSRFPAAELYATLAEGAMIGHTPRGMQVAQETLEKMVSRNFFLNPRMGSDLLIAAAGEKTGGYTTANYVWDYLQSRNITPSLPAVEAYHKGLKEREIPADDPRLLNVTRVLDNLNVRFGPRRNIQ, from the exons ATGGCTCTCCTCAAGAACTCTCTCCTGCTCCAGg GGCGGCTGCgccatgcggcggcggcgtcgttcgctgcgcggcgcggcgcggcgacgtcCACGGAGGAGTACCAGCGCCGGAACTACGCGGAGAACGCCTCCGAGTACAACACGGTCATGGGGTCCCTCGTTGCCCAGCGCAG GCCCTATCTTCTGCGCGATGCTTATGATGACATGATGCTTGACTGCGTCCAACCTGTGCGGGACACATTCCACACACTCATAGTGGGTACCATGAAAGGCAGCAGACTACAAGATGCTCTCTACTTCCGTGATCAGATGAAAGAAATGGGCTTGCAGCCTGAT GTTAACATTTACAACTTCTTGATCTCCACTTGTGGAAAATGCAAGAACCCAGATGCAGCAATCATG CTTTTAGAAGAAATGAAGGCACATGGCGTTAAGTTGAAAGGAGAAACCTACATTTGTCTGTTGAATGCACTTGCAGCAACAGGGCGAACTGATCAAGT TTATGCAATAGTTAGTGATATGAGTGCTGCTGGTCTTGGATTAAACAAGTACTGTTATGCTGGACTGATAACTGCATTCAAAAACAAGACACCAACCACCGAGGAGACTATGGCAAAG ATTCTTGACTTTGTCGAGCAGTCAAAAGGTTGGAAATATGTTGAAAGAGTATCAAAGGACAATGCTGAGAATGTAATGATGAATGTTTCAGAGGAGGAGCTGTACAATCTACCAACAGCAGAATATGTAAATAGACGAGGAGGATTTGTCCTTAAGCAGTTCACAGTTTATCATGTTGCAATCCATGCTTGTGCCGAACTGCGGAGCAAAGAG ACGCTTGAAGCACTTCTTGAAATGTTCAATAAAGATAATAGAGATGGATCTACTTATGATGCCTTTATAGTGATGCAAGCTATGAG GTGTTATCTGCGTTGTGGAGATATTGATTCTGCTATTAAGATGTTTGAAGAATATACCAGTTCAAGATTCCCAGCTGCAGAGTTGTATGCG ACACTTGCTGAGGGAGCTATGATTGggcacactccaagaggaatgCAAGTTGCTCAAGAAACCCTA GAGAAAATGGTTTCAAGAAATTTCTTCTTGAATCCGAGGATGGGAAGTGATCTCCTAATCGCAGCTGCCGGTGAAAAG ACTGGTGGATATACAACAGCGAATTATGTCTGGGATTACCTGCAAAGCCGTAATATCACTCCATCACTTCCTGCTGTTGAAGCATACCACAAGGGTTTGAAG GAACGAGAAATTCCTGCTGATGATCCACGACTTCTCAACGTTACCCGTGTTTTGGACAACCTGAATGTCCGATTTGGTCCAAGAAGAAACATTCAGTAA